One genomic segment of Roseovarius carneus includes these proteins:
- the nudC gene encoding NAD(+) diphosphatase yields MKLAETVTFGGSALDRAAELRGTVHPKGGQAIAFWRGKPLVTADLSAVLRLPIDHRVFEDAPGAPILLGRDEEGTLIYARELSLWAPEGVDEVALAQFADPTEQVHPAAPDAVFAELRRVMVVLTPRDAELAATGRALFAWHSIHGFCARCGAASDIAMDGWQRTCPACGGHHFPRTDPVVIMLITRGNSVLMGRSPGWPDRMYSLLAGFVEPGETMEAAVRREVFEEAGIRVGAVTYLASQPWPFPASLMLGCAGQALSDEITIDPAEIEAAMWVTREEILDAFAGQNPEIAPAREGAIAHFLLRNWLAGTLD; encoded by the coding sequence ATGAAACTAGCTGAAACGGTGACTTTTGGCGGCTCGGCGCTTGACCGTGCGGCGGAGCTTCGCGGCACCGTGCATCCCAAAGGCGGTCAGGCGATTGCGTTTTGGCGGGGCAAGCCTTTGGTCACGGCGGATCTGAGCGCCGTGCTACGCCTGCCGATAGATCACCGGGTGTTTGAGGATGCACCCGGCGCGCCGATCCTTTTGGGCCGGGACGAAGAGGGCACGCTGATTTACGCCCGCGAGTTGAGCCTTTGGGCACCCGAAGGTGTCGACGAGGTAGCGCTTGCGCAATTCGCTGATCCGACAGAGCAGGTGCATCCCGCCGCGCCTGATGCCGTTTTTGCCGAGCTGCGCCGCGTGATGGTCGTCCTCACTCCGCGCGATGCGGAACTGGCCGCCACCGGGCGCGCGCTTTTTGCGTGGCATTCCATCCATGGGTTTTGCGCGCGGTGCGGGGCTGCGAGCGATATTGCGATGGATGGTTGGCAGCGAACCTGCCCGGCCTGCGGCGGGCATCATTTCCCGCGTACCGATCCGGTGGTGATCATGCTGATCACGCGGGGCAATTCGGTGCTGATGGGCCGCTCACCGGGGTGGCCGGATCGCATGTATTCCCTGCTTGCGGGGTTTGTGGAGCCGGGCGAGACGATGGAGGCCGCCGTGCGCCGTGAGGTTTTTGAGGAGGCGGGTATCCGTGTGGGCGCGGTCACGTATCTCGCCAGTCAGCCTTGGCCGTTCCCCGCCTCCTTGATGCTGGGATGTGCGGGGCAAGCTTTGAGTGATGAGATCACCATCGACCCGGCCGAGATCGAGGCGGCCATGTGGGTCACGCGCGAGGAGATTCTTGACGCCTTTGCCGGGCAGAATCCAGAGATCGCGCCAGCCC
- a CDS encoding bifunctional 2',3'-cyclic-nucleotide 2'-phosphodiesterase/3'-nucleotidase, with product MTKTVTRAPNVTAHLRLLETTDLHANVMPFDYFSDTDDKPFGLARTATLIRAARAEARNVMLFDNGDALQGTPLADITAQEGSGWDGPNPVITAMNTLGYDAATLGNHEFNFGLAWLVRALGTAQFPITCANIKLGMAERALLPPYLLLKRQIYDNLGAAQDLTVGVIGLVPAQITTWDQGHLQGRLTSLDMVETARDLVPQLRAEGAEIVVMLAHTGIYAGPHHRFMENAALPLAAIPGVTAILTGHSHSVFPHTGGDCDPPQPTGAAINHAAGTLSGTPAVMAGSRGSHLGIVDLTLERRAGMWHVSAHRSEARPVQEAACSVPTPPDAQMLRAVAPAHRLTRQLISAPIGKTPTPLHSYLALVRPNPAVRLINRIQHEVAARALHGTADADLPLLSATPPFKTGGRSGPQNYFDIPAGPIALRHAADLYPFPNTLCALRVTGAELHDWLERSVICFAQITPGAQDAVLHDPDIPGHDFDVIDGLTYAIDLTQPARYDRFGDLRSADHNRIQNLRYKGRPLAPDARFILATNSYRAFGGGAFPKPKCGTVAYQGSTLMRDEIVSYLRNCNDLAPLLEDTGDLPTWRFIPQPGTSVLHCTGPGLRAYRDDIASVDGQDLGLSPAGFLRLRIPL from the coding sequence ATGACAAAAACCGTGACCCGCGCCCCAAATGTAACCGCCCATTTGCGGCTGCTTGAGACAACAGATCTACATGCCAACGTCATGCCGTTCGATTACTTTTCCGATACCGATGACAAGCCTTTTGGCCTTGCGCGCACCGCCACGTTGATCCGCGCCGCCCGCGCCGAGGCGCGCAATGTGATGCTTTTTGACAATGGTGATGCGCTTCAAGGCACGCCTCTGGCCGATATCACCGCCCAAGAGGGCAGCGGATGGGACGGCCCCAACCCGGTGATCACCGCGATGAACACCCTAGGATATGATGCGGCTACATTGGGCAATCACGAGTTCAACTTCGGGCTAGCATGGCTTGTGCGCGCGCTGGGGACGGCGCAATTTCCGATCACGTGCGCCAATATCAAACTGGGCATGGCAGAGAGAGCCCTTTTGCCGCCCTACCTCCTACTGAAACGGCAGATTTACGATAATCTGGGCGCGGCGCAGGACCTGACCGTGGGCGTCATCGGCCTTGTCCCTGCACAGATCACCACATGGGATCAGGGGCATCTTCAAGGGCGGCTGACCTCCCTCGATATGGTAGAGACCGCGCGCGATCTCGTCCCCCAACTGCGCGCGGAGGGGGCCGAGATCGTGGTTATGCTCGCCCATACCGGGATTTACGCCGGCCCGCACCACCGTTTCATGGAGAACGCAGCCCTGCCGCTGGCCGCCATCCCCGGCGTCACGGCCATCCTGACCGGGCACAGCCATTCGGTGTTTCCGCACACGGGCGGCGACTGTGATCCGCCGCAACCCACAGGCGCAGCCATCAATCACGCCGCTGGCACGCTCAGCGGCACACCCGCCGTCATGGCGGGCTCGCGCGGCTCGCATCTGGGAATCGTGGACCTCACACTGGAGCGCCGCGCGGGCATGTGGCACGTGAGCGCCCACAGGTCCGAAGCGCGCCCCGTACAGGAGGCCGCATGCTCGGTCCCAACGCCGCCCGATGCGCAAATGCTGCGCGCTGTGGCCCCGGCGCACCGGCTGACCCGCCAACTGATCAGTGCGCCGATTGGCAAGACGCCAACCCCATTGCACAGCTATCTTGCATTGGTGCGGCCCAACCCGGCGGTGCGTCTGATCAACCGTATTCAGCATGAGGTCGCGGCCCGCGCCCTGCACGGCACCGCTGATGCAGACCTACCCCTTTTATCGGCCACGCCCCCCTTCAAAACCGGGGGCCGGAGCGGGCCGCAAAACTACTTCGACATCCCTGCAGGCCCCATCGCCCTGCGCCACGCAGCGGACCTTTATCCCTTCCCTAACACGCTTTGCGCGCTGCGCGTCACGGGGGCGGAACTGCACGATTGGCTCGAACGCTCGGTCATTTGCTTTGCGCAGATCACGCCCGGTGCACAAGACGCGGTTCTGCATGACCCCGATATTCCCGGCCATGATTTCGATGTGATCGACGGGCTGACCTACGCGATCGACCTGACCCAACCCGCGCGTTACGACCGGTTTGGAGACCTGCGCAGCGCCGACCATAACCGCATCCAGAACCTGCGCTACAAGGGCCGCCCTCTTGCCCCCGACGCGCGGTTTATCCTGGCAACCAACAGCTACCGCGCCTTCGGTGGTGGCGCCTTTCCCAAGCCCAAATGTGGCACGGTTGCCTATCAAGGCAGCACGCTCATGCGCGACGAAATCGTAAGTTATCTGAGAAATTGCAACGATCTTGCCCCGCTGCTTGAGGATACGGGCGACCTGCCCACTTGGCGCTTCATCCCTCAACCCGGCACGAGCGTACTACACTGCACCGGCCCGGGCCTGCGCGCATATCGCGACGACATCGCCTCAGTCGACGGCCAGGATCTGGGCCTTTCGCCCGCTGGATTTCTGCGCCTGCGCATCCCGCTCTAG
- a CDS encoding site-specific integrase, which yields MAGNVRNMTNRNGRYHARLVVPKDLRSIIGKTELRTPLGADWREALKLLPGAIAQLQHRIALAERQAGKGKPRYPLAPDQIAANLYTRRLVQDELMREHPGYASTSIDDRLVSRLRAGIAGSATNQELAELVGAQIEVFRNLGNLEAALGSKEWRDIARALCTAELEALGRVAERDEGDFSGKPTAPLIINAQPPEDAPAPVSLTKLWNSYVQSRQDLGYMGDGGRRQELAVRSLRKFLRHDNAAKITKKDMTDWVEDTLKEKQPSTINKVYLPTIRSLFRWATEKDMMIDNPAAGTKLASKRAVQNRERGYTTDEATKLLQAVHSYEPKVGHHGKVMEAVKVTAAKRWVPWLCAFTGARVAEITQLRREDIREVDGDLVIRITPEAGGTKSGQWRDVPLHPQIAALGFPTYLDTINSGPIFHNATEPKLYQRHAKKLANRIGDWLNEEKLVPGGVQPSHGWRHRFKTVGRELAIQDRVLDAIQGHAARTAGDAYGDVTLATKKASIKRFPDYSVK from the coding sequence ATGGCTGGCAATGTTCGCAACATGACCAACCGCAATGGTCGCTATCATGCGCGCCTTGTGGTGCCAAAAGATCTGCGATCAATCATCGGGAAAACTGAGCTTCGCACTCCCTTGGGGGCCGATTGGCGCGAAGCCCTAAAGCTACTACCGGGAGCGATCGCGCAGCTTCAACACCGGATCGCTTTAGCGGAGCGCCAGGCCGGAAAAGGTAAGCCGCGCTATCCTCTTGCGCCCGATCAGATCGCGGCCAACCTCTACACCAGACGCTTGGTCCAAGATGAGCTAATGCGAGAGCACCCTGGCTATGCGTCTACGTCTATCGATGATCGCCTAGTAAGCCGACTGCGCGCGGGAATCGCCGGCAGCGCGACGAACCAGGAGCTTGCCGAACTCGTCGGTGCGCAAATTGAAGTTTTCCGCAATCTTGGTAATCTCGAGGCGGCCCTTGGCAGTAAAGAATGGCGCGATATCGCGCGCGCCCTATGCACCGCAGAACTGGAAGCCCTGGGTCGTGTGGCCGAGCGCGATGAGGGTGATTTTAGCGGCAAACCCACAGCTCCGTTGATCATCAACGCCCAGCCGCCAGAGGACGCCCCTGCCCCTGTAAGCCTCACAAAGCTCTGGAACAGCTATGTTCAGAGCCGGCAGGATCTTGGATACATGGGTGACGGGGGGCGCAGACAAGAACTTGCAGTGAGAAGCCTTCGAAAGTTTCTCCGCCACGACAACGCGGCGAAGATTACCAAGAAGGACATGACGGACTGGGTGGAAGACACCCTGAAGGAAAAGCAGCCCTCAACAATCAACAAGGTCTATTTGCCGACGATTCGCAGCCTGTTCCGATGGGCGACTGAGAAGGACATGATGATTGATAACCCTGCTGCTGGAACAAAGTTGGCGTCGAAACGTGCCGTCCAAAACCGCGAACGTGGGTATACCACAGACGAGGCCACGAAGCTGCTACAGGCTGTGCATTCTTACGAGCCTAAGGTCGGGCATCACGGAAAGGTCATGGAAGCAGTAAAAGTGACCGCCGCAAAGCGCTGGGTGCCTTGGCTCTGCGCTTTCACAGGAGCGCGCGTCGCAGAGATTACGCAGCTTCGACGCGAGGACATCCGCGAAGTGGATGGCGACCTCGTCATCAGAATCACTCCCGAAGCTGGTGGCACGAAATCGGGGCAGTGGCGTGATGTGCCCCTTCATCCTCAGATAGCAGCCCTAGGGTTTCCAACATATCTAGACACGATCAACAGCGGTCCGATCTTCCACAATGCTACAGAGCCGAAGCTCTACCAACGCCACGCCAAGAAACTCGCCAACCGCATCGGTGACTGGCTCAACGAGGAGAAGCTTGTGCCGGGAGGTGTTCAGCCGTCACACGGTTGGCGGCACAGGTTCAAGACGGTCGGCCGCGAGCTGGCAATACAGGATCGCGTTCTTGATGCGATCCAGGGCCATGCGGCCAGAACAGCCGGTGATGCGTATGGTGATGTGACGCTGGCTACAAAGAAGGCATCCATAAAACGCTTCCCCGACTATTCCGTCAAATAG
- a CDS encoding transcriptional regulator, with protein sequence MPKKPHEDTKLAKYIEHRVLELKSKKSQLEIANAAGFKNPNMVTMIKLGSSKLALDRVPSMARALECDPAFLMQLALEQAVGDTAAQAILDIFGTAVTANEQVWLEEIREASGNSDPRLTSRSSAVLRGIFRR encoded by the coding sequence ATGCCGAAGAAACCACATGAAGATACCAAGCTGGCGAAGTATATCGAGCACCGTGTGCTTGAGCTGAAATCGAAAAAGTCCCAGTTGGAGATCGCCAACGCAGCGGGATTCAAAAATCCGAACATGGTCACGATGATTAAACTTGGCTCGAGCAAACTGGCCCTCGATCGTGTGCCGTCGATGGCGCGCGCGCTCGAATGTGATCCCGCATTCCTGATGCAGCTCGCCCTTGAGCAGGCTGTCGGCGACACGGCGGCCCAGGCGATCCTTGATATCTTCGGCACCGCCGTGACGGCCAATGAACAGGTCTGGCTCGAAGAGATCCGCGAGGCGTCCGGGAATAGCGATCCACGTTTGACCAGCAGGTCAAGCGCGGTCCTCAGGGGCATCTTTCGGAGGTGA
- a CDS encoding helix-turn-helix domain-containing protein yields MAIRMDRQNDLLIAAFATALLEARQKAGLTQEELAERADV; encoded by the coding sequence ATGGCTATCCGCATGGACCGCCAGAATGATCTCCTGATTGCTGCTTTTGCTACCGCTCTGCTTGAAGCGCGCCAGAAGGCCGGCCTGACCCAGGAGGAGCTGGCGGAGCGCGCGGATGTCTAA